aactaatataagatatgtaaatgaggaactaatatgcataattcatgGCATACAATTAATACACCAGCTGAAAAGGTAATCACTTGGCAAAAGATAAgtggtcgtggaactctattGTGATAGAGAACTCTTTGAGTTcgtcaggccaggtaggaacAAGGTAGTTCCATTTTAGTTCAATGATGTGAATCATGTGATGTTGTTAAACATGTAGATACAGTGAGAAATATATATTCAGTTGTACTTCTCTCCTGTGGCCTCCTGAGGGAATGACGAAGCGGGGACTACTGGACGCCCGTGTTAGTCTATAAAGGTCACCGGAGGGTCATGTACAATAGATGGGTAATCAGGGAATGAAATTTGACCTCTATCCATGAGTACTTCCGGGTCGTAGAGTGTCGACTTCCTGTCCGCCAGGATACGCTTGGCTTGGTGTACGTGGCTATTTCTCGTCCTTGGAGAAGAAGTCCGCCTTCCATCCGTAGCGAGTTCTAGTGTTTCATCAGGCATCCCTGTGTCAACTAAGATCCAGGTAAGAAGACTTGACTTGCGACTCGGGATTCAAAGATTTGTAGAATAGtgtaagaaggagaagaaagttTCATGAATCTGAACACGCCACTCCGGCATGCATAATTTTTTCAGAGCACTGCCTGGACTGTCATCAGGCCGTGAAACctatgtaacagtggtgttcaaggactgctaaaaaccgaagacgcctaacggcttaagcctttatggccgaacggtttgcacgttcgatttgtgatccggctgcccgggtttggcgcgggttcgaatcccgggagtcggggtgttgtttctttctgttcttactcgcccctctggttgtttcactggttcccacgccggccctgtgattaacaggctagtatgtgccacacagggatgtcgaactcggagattcgaggacgaatcttgaaaagaaaagggggagtagtgtaacagtggtgttcaaggactgctaaaaaccgaagacgcctaacggcttaagcctttatggccgaacggtttgcacgttcgatttgtgatccggctgcccgggttcggcgcgggttcgaatcccgggagtcggggtgttgtttctttctgttcttactcgcccctctggttgtttcacctACTTTTCCTCTGTGTAGCTGCGTAAGATCATACCGTAGTGGGGAAAAGATGTcatatatttgttgtaatgttTGGCTGGTAAAAGCTACGATTGTTCATTGACGTAGAAAATGTAAACAGGTAGAGGGTCAATAGGGGTTATtagatttgtttgatttttgagtACTAGACATGAAGCTGTGTGGCATGGAATCGTGAggtacctgtgcaatgtttttGATCGACGTTTAGTAACCAGGTTCACAAATGCTGCTATAAAAATAATCCAGTTTTCTGTCGTACGTGTACTACAAACCTCTATGTGCGCCCCGACCCGAAAGTTCGTGCCCAATGCTCACATCTGGAATCCATTGCCGCCCTGAAGCCAGAGGGGGAGGGTGTGAATTTCACGGGACGGTTCACTAACTGTTATGGTGTTACTCTCAAGACATATACACCATCATACAACCTACTTTCCAGCAGACGTTAGGCAAGGCTGGTTTTGACGTCtttttggtttatttattttggATGTCTGTTTTGTTATAATTTCTTGTTTGCCTGGTAGTggatagtgaaaaaaataccCGAAAAGATGCTAAAAAACTAGCCTAACTTAACCTAAaaaacctaacctaacctaaaaaaaagcctaacttctgctttgACAGTACAAAGACCCAACAATCGCATACATTAAAACACATGTCACCATTTCCTAGAATTCTTATGCTTTGTTGTTAGTATTGATGTTTTGAATTGTAAAACGCAACCCACAACATCAACAGAGGACAGGATTTCCTTCTTCAATTACCTCACGGTTCATAATCGTTTGCCTTGTCTGATATTTACAGGAATTGATCCCGATATTGCTGATATGGCAACAACAGACAgcatgcagggtttggatgacgtcaggagaggagcagcagggggttctgccaacagtgttctcacctggcaaggagaCAGACGTGAGGAGTCTGGGGAGGAGTCCGGTAGGAGAGGCAAAGGTGTGAgagtgtacaggtgtgaggagtgcagcaagcagttcagtaagctgagtaatctgaagactcacatgcggactcacacaggggagaaaccctacaggtgtgaggagtgtagcaggcagttcagtgagctgggtcatctgaaaacTCACATACGgattcacacaggggagaaaccctacaggtgtgaggagtgcagcaggcagttcagtcagctgagtgttttgaagaggcacatgcagactcacacaggggagaaaccctacaggtgtgaggagtgcagcaaggaGTTCAGTAGGCTTGATGATCTGAAAAGGCAcattcggactcacacaggtgagaaaccctacaggtgtgaagagtgcagcaggcagttcagtcagctgggtgatctgaaggtacacatgcggactcacacaggggagaaaccctacaggtgtgaggagtgtagcaggcagttcagtgttCTGAGTGCcttgaagactcacatgcgttctcacacaggggaaaaaccttacaggtgtgaggaatgcagtaaGCAATTCAGTCATCTGAGTCAATTGAAGactcacatacggactcacacaggggagaaaccctacaggtgtgagaaaTGCAGCAgtcagttcagtcagctgggttctctgaagaaacatatgcggactcacacaggggagaaaccctacatgtgtgagaagtgcagcaggcagttcaggcACCTGGGTGCCctgaagatacacatgcggactcacactggaaaAACTGAAGGTGTAAGTTCTGTGAACTAGGAAGTCTGAAGAGAGGTGTACTCACATGAAccctactgtacatgtgttaaaGGAATACAGCAGTATGATAGGGAAGACAGGAAGACGCACATTGCATTCAAACTGATGACAAATCTTCATGTGTTATGAATTGAGTAAAATTGGATGCACTGAAGGAACACATGAACACTACAGTCATGACAGTCTCACAATGTACAGTATTAGTCACAGACCAGAGCACCTAAGATAGCAAGCAAATTTATTAGGGTGAgcttaaaatcatacaaaatttgGATATGTAGACTAtcacatacattatgtactacatgtacatgtatagtctaCTTGTTGATAAAgttggttgttgttgttcttgttggttCAGCTTTGGCACAACATTTCTTCTGTTACATAAGAAATCTACCCTGTATTCTGTAGACTTAATTGGTTATAGGATGTGCAGACTTATCTCTCTTCACAATCATAGCCAGAGTCAGAGGAGCTTACAATTGgctgttgttcaaattcattgATCATAATCTTTTTTAAGACAGCTAAATGGTAGAAACAACGATTGTTTTTTTAGATGTCCACACTTTTTTCGAAAGTTTTTATATGCTTGTTGATCCCTGATCTTGTAGTTTATAGTCAtcaagttttgttattttgtaacatgcTTCCAAAGTAGTGAAAGTATATTTGTGCCAAGTTCAAAGTAGTGAAGTAGAAATTCAATGTAGTTAGTTAGTTCAATGTAGTTAAAGTTCAAAGTAGGGAATTTCTTACTTCAAAGTTTATAGCACTGAAGTTCAAAGTTTAAAGTAGTGAAATAGGAAactcaaagttcaaagtagtAAATGTAAAAAGTTAAAAGCAAGAAAAGTAAGTTCATGGTAGTGTAGAGCAAAGTAGGGAAGTAGAAATTCAACGTACAAGGTtcaaagtagtgaaagtacaGTTTTGTATTTAAGTACAAAGTTGAAATTAGTGAAAACATTTTTGGTATTTGTCTATTGAGTTCTCTGACACTTATAGCAGATTTTTACAGTAACTATGTTCTATGTTCCTTTTAACATTTCAAAGAGTGTTACGGTTACNNNNNNNNNNNNNNNNNNNNNNNNNNNNNNNNNNNNNNNNNNNNNNNNNNNNNNNNNNNNNNNNNNNNNNNNNNNNNNNNNNNNNNNNNNNNNNNNNNNNNNNNNNNNNNNNNNNNNNNNNNNNNNNNNNNNNNNNNNNNNNNNNNNNNNNNNNNNNNNNNNNNNNNNNNNNNNNNNNNNNNNNNNNNNNNNNNNNNNNNNNNNNNNNNNNNNNNNNNNNNNNNNNNNNNNNNNNNNNNNNNNNNNNNNNNNNNNNNNNNNNNNNNNNNNNNNNNNNNNNNNNNNNNNNNNNNNNNNNNNNNNNNNNNNNNNNNNNNNNNNNNNNNNNNNNNNNNNNNNNNNNNNNNNNNNNNNNNNNNNNNNNNNNNNNNNNNNNNNNNNNNNNNNNNNNNNNNNNNNNNNNNNNNNNNNNNNNNNNNNNNNNNNNNNNNNNNNNNNNNNNNNNNNNNNNNNNNNNNNNNNNNNNNNNNNNNNNNNNNNNNNNNNNNNNNNNNNNNNNNNNNNNNNNNNNNNNNNNNNNNNNNNNNNNNNNNNNNNNNNNNNNNNNNNNNNNNNNNNNNNNNNNNNNNNNNNNNNNNNNNNNNNNNNNNNNNNNNNNNNNNNNNNNNNNNNNNNNNNNNNNNNNNNNNNNNNNNNNNNNNNNNNNNNNCTAGTGATCAAAGAATGCCCCTActcggtaaaataaaacttCCCACCAAAGATGAAGATTGCAGCATCATTTTATTAACTTCCCCAGAAGGCTGTGTTCttttatacacctttctcacgcggcggccatgatagatccaagaagaggtcaatgaggcaaacagacaaaacttatttctaaaatcaggtcccatttagttttcccccaaaccacacaaattttcatgatataagatggaataataaatattacaagaagtgttatgcaccgaaaaatgtagcaatttagagtagtgtagactgaccccatagtccattaagagatgcaaaataaaaacataataatgcaaatttttaacgaatttgcagccattcacttattggtcgatttcctaattggcaggctaccattggtcgaactgctaattatgatggacagccttttgtttgccacattgaactcgttttagatctatcatggccgccgcgtgagaaaggtgtatagtgtttgtgtgtgtgtgtttgtgtgtatgtagttgaccagcataacCCCAGAATACCTCGATGGATTGTATGGATATTTGGCGtgttggtaggtcttgagactttgaaacgattagattttgggctccctagcggcttgctatggtactgcagcgaaacttccgcgtttgatatcttgtgttctggacatgctttagtcgtgatttttgagtggttgatagctcttggggcagagagtttcctatccacactgcgcactcattggatcatccttcatatgtgattAAGTTATGGGGATAGCGCCGAAGTCGCGCGGCGAAGACGGAACCCTTGCCAGCTGTACACGAATATAAAggagggtgggtgggtgggtcggTTTCTGATAAATCCCCTCCTCGGGAAAACCCTGTTTCTCATCGAATCTCTCTCCAGCTGTTACTTCCTGGGTCGACC
The sequence above is drawn from the Branchiostoma floridae strain S238N-H82 chromosome 4, Bfl_VNyyK, whole genome shotgun sequence genome and encodes:
- the LOC118413067 gene encoding zinc finger protein 525-like, whose protein sequence is MATTDSMQGLDDVRRGAAGGSANSVLTWQGDRREESGEESGRRGKGVRVYRCEECSKQFSKLSNLKTHMRTHTGEKPYRCEECSRQFSELGHLKTHIRIHTGEKPYRCEECSRQFSQLSVLKRHMQTHTGEKPYRCEECSKEFSRLDDLKRHIRTHTGEKPYRCEECSRQFSQLGDLKVHMRTHTGEKPYRCEECSRQFSVLSALKTHMRSHTGEKPYRCEECSKQFSHLSQLKTHIRTHTGEKPYRCEKCSSQFSQLGSLKKHMRTHTGEKPYMCEKCSRQFRHLGALKIHMRTHTGKTEGVSSVN